A window of the Streptomyces formicae genome harbors these coding sequences:
- a CDS encoding PPA1309 family protein yields the protein MSNVSPSTPNDQPPPAPGPMAASPLTRAVLEIDEYASGLGWDQPARLFALVDTAQLRAQEPGLAAQLGLDEADAAAPLTPVEQDEIPSGTALDEFLATIAWPDAVAGCALTVERLMLPPSAEASVPDGLDEAGLAKWVANHPDRQEVRMTVAVLRDGARESALRLREKDSPTEVLTGSDLVPGLAEALSATFEA from the coding sequence ATGTCCAACGTTTCCCCCTCAACTCCAAACGATCAGCCGCCTCCGGCGCCGGGCCCGATGGCCGCGAGTCCGCTCACGCGAGCGGTGCTCGAGATCGACGAGTACGCATCCGGCCTCGGCTGGGACCAGCCGGCCAGGCTCTTCGCCCTCGTCGACACCGCGCAGCTGCGCGCCCAGGAGCCGGGCCTCGCCGCCCAGCTCGGTCTCGACGAAGCGGATGCAGCAGCTCCGCTCACCCCTGTCGAACAGGACGAGATCCCTTCCGGCACCGCGCTGGACGAGTTCCTCGCGACGATCGCCTGGCCCGACGCGGTGGCAGGCTGCGCCCTGACGGTGGAGCGGCTGATGCTGCCGCCGTCGGCGGAGGCATCCGTACCGGACGGTCTCGACGAGGCCGGTCTGGCGAAGTGGGTCGCGAACCACCCGGATCGGCAGGAGGTCCGTATGACGGTGGCGGTGCTGCGCGACGGCGCGCGCGAATCGGCGCTGCGGCTGCGCGAGAAGGACTCCCCGACGGAGGTGCTCACCGGCTCCGACCTGGTGCCGGGGCTGGCCGAGGCGCTGTCGGCGACCTTCGAGGCATAG
- a CDS encoding UPF0182 family protein, translated as MPDRGGGPSGPRIRVGRPTRRVRTLLMTLGVLAVLAMAFVMFAGFWTDWLWYRSVKYSSVFTTTLWTKIGLFAVFGLLMAAIVGANIWLAHRLRPPLSAMSLEQQSLDRYRMGIAPYKKWVLLAITALVGLIAGASASTQWRTWLMWVNGVPFGVKDPEFQMDVAFYAFDLPWYRFLLGFGFAAAVLSLIAAALTHYLYGGLRITSPGARATAAATGHLSVLLGFFVALKAIAYWLDRYGLAVKSSDFKATGNWTGLRYVDANAYLPAKTILFCIAVICALLFFATLWRRTWQLPVIGFGLMVLSAILIGGLYPAIVQKFQVQPNEQAKEAPYIQKNIDATRKAYGIDKTKAEDYSGKGDPKRKTEQREQATSAASYRLMDSNIVSPAFQQLQQERKYYQFPATLDVDRYSGPDGKPQDTVIGLRELNIKGIPKRNWINDHFTYTHGYGAIAAKGTSAVTDPDKGTVGAPDFTESGLPTTGQLGEYQQRIYYGEKTEQYSIVGGPQKELDYEKNGEETTSYKGKSGVSLSNTFNRAAYAVAFNEPQILYSGAIGDGSRILYNRTPKERVEAVAPWLTIDGDAYPAVVDGRIKWIVDAYTTSDGYPYASRTTLGETTADSLTDTQRAVVAQQNQVNYIRNSVKATVDAYDGTVDLYQWDTEDPVLKTWMKAFPGTVKAKSDIAPELKAHLRYPQDMFKVQRELLTRYHVTDPDQFYSGSDAWQVPDDPTNKDTSAVPPYYLSLKMPGESEQKFSLTTTFTPSGRPNLGAFMAVDADANSEGYGSIRLLRVTSTVPGPSQVQSELNSVPEVATFVRDLRGTDSEIDYGNLLTVPLDGGFLYVEPVYARGGAANYPLLKKVAVSYGGKPVFKDSLAEALNAVFGVDGAEQPPPTTTPPPPGDTTQPPATGDAALKQAIADAQKAYEEGQAALQKNDWTAYGKAQADLQAALERAAAAQSQPQSETEPEAPAESPPPAD; from the coding sequence ATGCCGGACCGCGGCGGAGGCCCTAGCGGGCCACGGATCAGAGTCGGCCGGCCGACCCGGCGTGTCCGCACCCTGCTCATGACCCTGGGTGTGCTGGCCGTCCTGGCCATGGCCTTCGTCATGTTCGCCGGGTTCTGGACCGACTGGCTCTGGTACCGCTCGGTGAAGTACTCGTCGGTGTTCACCACCACGCTCTGGACCAAGATCGGTCTCTTCGCGGTCTTCGGGCTGCTGATGGCGGCAATCGTCGGGGCGAACATCTGGCTGGCGCACCGGCTGCGGCCGCCGCTGAGCGCGATGTCGCTCGAGCAGCAGAGCCTCGACCGCTACCGGATGGGCATCGCCCCGTACAAGAAGTGGGTGCTCCTCGCGATCACCGCGCTGGTCGGGCTGATCGCCGGAGCCTCCGCCTCCACCCAGTGGCGCACCTGGCTGATGTGGGTCAACGGAGTGCCGTTCGGCGTGAAGGACCCCGAGTTCCAGATGGACGTGGCCTTCTACGCGTTCGATCTGCCCTGGTACCGGTTCCTGCTCGGCTTCGGCTTCGCCGCCGCCGTGCTCTCGCTGATCGCCGCCGCGCTCACGCACTACCTGTACGGCGGACTGCGCATCACCAGCCCGGGCGCGCGGGCGACCGCGGCCGCCACCGGCCATCTCTCCGTCCTGCTCGGCTTCTTCGTCGCGCTCAAGGCCATCGCCTACTGGCTCGACCGGTACGGCCTGGCCGTGAAGTCCAGCGACTTCAAGGCGACCGGCAACTGGACCGGCCTGAGGTACGTCGATGCCAACGCCTATCTGCCGGCGAAGACGATCCTCTTCTGCATCGCCGTCATCTGCGCTCTGCTGTTCTTCGCGACGCTGTGGCGCCGCACCTGGCAGCTGCCGGTCATCGGCTTCGGCCTGATGGTGCTCTCGGCGATCCTGATCGGCGGCCTCTACCCGGCCATCGTGCAGAAGTTCCAGGTCCAGCCGAACGAGCAGGCCAAGGAAGCGCCGTACATCCAGAAGAACATCGACGCGACGCGCAAGGCGTACGGCATCGACAAGACCAAGGCCGAGGACTACTCGGGCAAGGGCGATCCGAAGCGCAAGACGGAGCAGCGCGAGCAGGCCACCTCGGCGGCCAGCTACCGGCTGATGGACTCGAACATCGTCTCGCCCGCCTTCCAGCAGCTCCAGCAGGAGCGCAAGTACTACCAGTTCCCCGCGACGCTGGACGTCGACCGGTACAGCGGCCCCGACGGAAAGCCCCAGGACACGGTCATCGGTCTGCGCGAGCTCAACATCAAGGGCATCCCCAAGCGCAACTGGATCAACGACCACTTCACCTACACCCACGGCTACGGCGCGATCGCGGCCAAGGGCACGAGCGCGGTGACGGACCCGGACAAGGGCACCGTCGGCGCCCCCGACTTCACGGAGTCCGGACTGCCGACCACCGGTCAGCTCGGCGAGTACCAGCAGCGGATCTACTACGGCGAGAAGACCGAGCAGTACTCGATCGTGGGCGGCCCGCAGAAGGAGCTCGACTACGAGAAGAACGGTGAGGAGACCACCAGCTACAAGGGCAAGAGCGGGGTCAGCCTCTCCAACACGTTCAACCGCGCTGCCTACGCGGTGGCGTTCAACGAGCCGCAGATCCTCTACTCGGGAGCGATCGGCGACGGCTCGCGGATCCTCTACAACCGCACGCCCAAGGAGCGCGTCGAGGCGGTGGCCCCCTGGCTCACCATCGACGGCGACGCCTACCCGGCGGTGGTTGACGGCCGCATCAAGTGGATCGTCGACGCCTACACGACGTCGGACGGTTACCCCTACGCATCGCGTACGACGCTGGGGGAGACGACGGCCGACTCGCTGACCGACACCCAGCGGGCTGTCGTCGCGCAGCAGAACCAGGTCAACTACATCCGCAACTCGGTGAAGGCCACTGTCGACGCGTACGACGGCACGGTCGACCTCTACCAGTGGGACACCGAGGACCCGGTCCTGAAGACCTGGATGAAGGCGTTCCCCGGCACGGTGAAGGCCAAGAGCGACATCGCGCCCGAGCTCAAGGCCCATCTGCGGTATCCGCAGGACATGTTCAAGGTCCAGCGCGAGCTGCTCACCCGGTACCACGTGACCGACCCCGACCAGTTCTACAGCGGCAGTGACGCCTGGCAGGTGCCGGACGACCCGACGAACAAGGACACCAGCGCGGTCCCGCCGTACTATCTGAGCCTCAAGATGCCCGGGGAGTCGGAGCAGAAGTTCTCGCTGACGACGACGTTCACCCCCAGTGGGCGCCCCAACCTCGGTGCGTTCATGGCGGTCGACGCCGACGCGAACAGCGAGGGGTACGGCTCGATCAGACTCCTGAGAGTCACCTCGACCGTACCGGGGCCGTCCCAGGTGCAGAGCGAGCTCAACAGCGTCCCTGAAGTCGCCACCTTCGTCCGTGACCTGAGAGGCACGGACTCGGAGATCGACTACGGCAACCTGCTCACGGTGCCGCTGGACGGCGGGTTCCTCTACGTCGAGCCGGTGTACGCCCGCGGTGGCGCGGCGAACTATCCGCTGCTGAAGAAGGTGGCCGTCTCGTACGGCGGCAAGCCGGTCTTCAAGGACAGCCTGGCGGAGGCGCTGAACGCGGTCTTCGGGGTCGACGGCGCCGAGCAGCCGCCGCCCACGACGACGCCACCGCCACCGGGCGACACGACGCAGCCGCCGGCCACCGGGGACGCGGCGCTGAAGCAGGCCATCGCGGACGCCCAGAAGGCGTACGAGGAGGGCCAGGCCGCGCTCCAGAAGAACGACTGGACGGCCTACGGCAAGGCTCAGGCGGATCTGCAGGCGGCGCTGGAGCGAGCGGCCGCGGCGCAGTCGCAGCCTCAGTCGGAGACGGAGCCGGAGGCACCGGCCGAGTCGCCACCGCCGGCAGACTGA
- a CDS encoding tetratricopeptide repeat protein gives MDFMGDRATLLDTGRFAQRHTGTTTGVVDLDAMEAAGALGIVVPFDRVEPAESVEPDDPAEAGDAIADAMESADAMESAEAESEARHRRAAESGDIASMSVLGAMLLRRGDLDGAEPHLRAATAEGDRAAANNLGVLLHQRGYADEAAGWWRIAAVAGSAPAAHALGRHYRERGDEPAAEYWLRQSAEQGHALGAYALADLLEHRSEPGAERWMRAAAEQGHREAGYRLARALERAAAAADLRADRAQSAPGAGAGRAARREGREAGAAHSDGLWHEAEQWFRQAAARGHRRAALHLGVILERRGELKEAGRWYLSAAKDGEARAACALGFLLRDAGDEESAAVWWLRAAQDGDGNAANALGALHAARGEQQTAERWYRAAMDAGDVNGAYNLGLLCAAQDRTPQAEQWYRRAAYAGHREAANALAVLLLQAGDATGAEPWFSKAAEAGSVDAAFNMGILHAGRDDDGKALRWYERAAAAGHTEAALQVGMARLRDGDEREAERHLRCAAGGGSAEAAFRLATVLDARQAPPGPPALGEPVTEKTECEEWYERAAEQGHRRAQVRVGMLAAARGDLGDAARWYREAAEAGSRNGAFNLGLLLAREGNEREAGLWWARAARAGHGRAALRLALLAARRGELTEGQRWCARAVELGPAEVAERAAALREALLQELTA, from the coding sequence ATGGATTTTATGGGGGACAGGGCAACTCTGTTGGATACGGGGCGGTTTGCGCAGCGGCATACCGGGACCACCACGGGTGTGGTGGATCTCGATGCCATGGAGGCGGCAGGCGCCCTGGGAATTGTCGTGCCGTTCGACCGTGTGGAGCCTGCGGAGAGCGTCGAGCCCGACGACCCGGCCGAGGCCGGGGATGCCATCGCCGACGCGATGGAGTCCGCCGACGCGATGGAGTCCGCCGAGGCGGAGAGCGAGGCCCGGCACCGTCGCGCCGCCGAGTCCGGCGACATCGCGTCCATGAGCGTTCTCGGGGCGATGCTGCTGCGCCGCGGCGACCTCGACGGCGCGGAGCCGCATCTGCGCGCCGCGACCGCCGAGGGCGACCGCGCGGCTGCGAACAATCTGGGGGTGCTGCTCCACCAGCGCGGGTACGCCGACGAGGCCGCCGGCTGGTGGCGCATCGCCGCCGTCGCGGGCTCCGCGCCCGCGGCCCACGCCCTGGGCCGTCACTACCGTGAGCGTGGCGACGAGCCGGCCGCCGAGTACTGGCTGCGCCAGTCGGCCGAGCAGGGGCACGCGCTCGGCGCGTACGCACTCGCCGACCTGCTGGAGCACCGCAGTGAGCCCGGCGCGGAGCGGTGGATGCGCGCGGCGGCGGAGCAGGGCCACCGGGAGGCGGGGTACCGCCTGGCCCGTGCACTCGAGCGCGCCGCCGCGGCCGCCGACCTCCGTGCCGACCGTGCGCAGAGTGCGCCCGGCGCGGGCGCGGGCAGGGCTGCCCGGCGGGAGGGGCGAGAGGCAGGGGCGGCGCACTCCGACGGGCTCTGGCACGAGGCCGAGCAGTGGTTCCGGCAGGCCGCCGCGCGGGGACACCGGCGGGCCGCGCTGCACCTCGGCGTCATCCTGGAGCGCCGTGGCGAGCTGAAGGAGGCCGGGCGCTGGTACCTCTCGGCCGCCAAGGACGGCGAGGCCCGTGCCGCCTGCGCGCTCGGGTTCCTGCTGCGTGACGCGGGCGACGAGGAGAGCGCCGCCGTGTGGTGGCTGCGGGCCGCCCAGGACGGTGACGGCAACGCCGCGAACGCCCTCGGCGCGCTGCACGCCGCCCGCGGGGAGCAGCAGACCGCCGAGCGCTGGTACCGCGCCGCGATGGACGCGGGCGACGTCAACGGCGCGTACAACCTCGGCCTGCTCTGCGCGGCCCAGGACCGTACGCCCCAGGCCGAGCAGTGGTACCGGCGCGCCGCGTACGCCGGGCACCGCGAGGCCGCCAACGCGCTCGCCGTCCTGCTGCTGCAGGCCGGCGACGCGACCGGCGCCGAGCCCTGGTTCTCCAAAGCGGCGGAGGCGGGCAGCGTGGACGCCGCGTTCAACATGGGCATCCTGCACGCCGGCCGCGACGACGACGGCAAGGCCCTGCGCTGGTACGAGCGCGCGGCCGCGGCCGGGCACACCGAGGCCGCGCTCCAGGTCGGCATGGCCCGGCTGCGGGACGGGGACGAGCGGGAGGCGGAGCGCCATCTGCGGTGCGCGGCCGGCGGCGGCAGCGCCGAGGCGGCGTTCCGGCTCGCGACCGTGCTCGACGCGCGCCAGGCTCCGCCCGGGCCGCCGGCGCTCGGCGAGCCCGTGACCGAGAAGACCGAGTGCGAGGAGTGGTACGAGCGGGCGGCCGAGCAGGGGCACCGGCGTGCGCAGGTGCGCGTCGGCATGCTCGCCGCTGCCCGCGGCGACCTCGGGGACGCCGCGCGCTGGTACCGGGAGGCGGCCGAGGCGGGGAGCCGCAACGGCGCGTTCAACCTCGGGCTGCTGCTCGCCCGCGAGGGCAATGAGCGCGAGGCGGGGCTCTGGTGGGCGCGGGCCGCCCGCGCGGGCCACGGGCGTGCCGCGCTGCGGCTGGCGCTGCTCGCCGCGCGCCGCGGTGAGCTGACCGAGGGCCAGCGGTGGTGCGCCCGGGCCGTGGAGCTCGGCCCCGCCGAGGTCGCGGAGCGGGCGGCGGCGCTGCGGGAGGCGCTCCTCCAGGAGCTCACAGCGTGA
- a CDS encoding Fur family transcriptional regulator, which produces MSDLLERLRGRGWRMTAQRRVVAEVLDGEHVHLTADEVHARAVERLPEISRATVYNTLGELVSLGEVLEVATDRRAKRYDPNAHRPHQHLVCARCGTIRDVHPAGNPLADLPDTERFGFTVSDVEVTYRGICPNCASA; this is translated from the coding sequence ATGAGTGACCTGTTGGAACGACTGCGCGGACGCGGTTGGCGTATGACCGCGCAGCGGCGCGTCGTGGCCGAGGTCCTCGACGGTGAGCACGTCCATCTGACCGCCGACGAGGTGCACGCGCGTGCTGTCGAGCGGCTGCCGGAGATCTCGCGCGCGACCGTGTACAACACGCTGGGTGAGCTGGTGTCGCTGGGCGAGGTCCTGGAGGTCGCGACGGACCGCCGCGCCAAGCGGTACGACCCGAACGCGCACCGGCCGCACCAGCACCTGGTCTGCGCCCGCTGCGGCACGATCCGCGACGTCCACCCGGCGGGCAACCCGCTCGCGGACCTCCCGGACACGGAGCGCTTCGGCTTCACGGTCTCCGACGTCGAGGTCACGTACCGGGGAATCTGCCCGAACTGCGCGAGCGCATAG
- a CDS encoding catalase has protein sequence MTQGPLTTEAGAPVADNQNSETAGAGGPVLVQDQLLLEKLAHFNRERIPERVVHARGAGAYGTFTVTADVTKYTRAKFLSEVGKQTETFLRFSTVAGNLGAADAVRDPRGWALKFYTEEGNYDLVGNNTPVFFIKDAIKFPDFIHTQKRDPYTGSQEADNVWDFWGLSPESTHQVTWLFGDRGIPASYRHMNGYGSHTYQWNNEAGEVFWVKYHFKTDQGIRNLTQAEANKLAGEDPDSHQRDLREAVERGDFPTWTVQVQIMPAAEAATYRFNPFDLTKVWPHEDYPPIEIGKLELNRNPENIFAEVEQSVFSPAHFVPGIGPSPDKMLQGRLFAYGDAHRYRVGINADHLPVNRPHATEARTNSRDGFLYDGRHEGAKNYEPNSFGGPFQTDRPLWQPVTVSGTTGDHAAPVHSEDDDFVQAGNLYRLMSEDEKGRLIENLAGFIARVSRDDIAERAIHNFRRADGDFGKRLEAAVQTLRPLRG, from the coding sequence GTGACCCAGGGACCGCTCACCACGGAGGCCGGTGCGCCGGTCGCCGACAACCAGAACAGCGAGACCGCGGGTGCCGGCGGTCCGGTTCTGGTCCAGGATCAGCTGCTGCTCGAGAAGCTGGCGCACTTCAACCGTGAGCGCATCCCGGAGCGCGTCGTCCACGCGCGCGGCGCCGGCGCGTACGGCACCTTCACCGTGACCGCGGACGTCACGAAGTACACCCGCGCGAAGTTCCTCTCCGAGGTCGGCAAGCAGACCGAGACCTTCCTGCGCTTCTCCACCGTCGCGGGCAACCTCGGTGCGGCCGACGCGGTCCGCGACCCGCGCGGCTGGGCGCTGAAGTTCTACACCGAGGAGGGCAACTACGACCTCGTCGGCAACAACACCCCGGTGTTCTTCATCAAGGACGCCATCAAGTTCCCGGACTTCATCCACACCCAGAAGCGCGACCCGTACACCGGCTCGCAGGAGGCCGACAACGTCTGGGACTTCTGGGGGCTGAGCCCCGAGTCGACCCACCAGGTGACCTGGCTCTTCGGTGACCGCGGCATCCCCGCGTCGTACCGCCACATGAACGGCTACGGCTCGCACACGTACCAGTGGAACAACGAGGCCGGTGAGGTCTTCTGGGTCAAGTACCACTTCAAGACCGACCAGGGCATCAGGAACCTCACCCAGGCCGAGGCCAACAAGCTCGCCGGCGAGGACCCGGACAGCCACCAGCGCGACCTGCGCGAGGCCGTCGAGCGCGGCGACTTCCCGACCTGGACCGTGCAGGTCCAGATCATGCCGGCGGCCGAGGCGGCGACCTACCGCTTCAACCCGTTCGACCTCACCAAGGTGTGGCCGCACGAGGACTACCCGCCGATCGAGATCGGCAAGCTGGAGCTCAACCGCAACCCGGAGAACATCTTCGCGGAGGTCGAGCAGTCCGTCTTCAGCCCCGCGCACTTCGTGCCGGGCATCGGCCCGTCCCCGGACAAGATGCTCCAGGGCCGCCTCTTCGCCTACGGCGACGCCCATCGCTACCGCGTCGGCATCAACGCCGACCACCTGCCGGTGAACCGCCCGCACGCCACCGAGGCGCGGACCAACTCCCGTGACGGCTTCCTGTACGACGGCCGTCACGAGGGCGCCAAGAACTACGAGCCGAACAGCTTCGGCGGCCCGTTCCAGACGGACAGGCCCCTGTGGCAGCCGGTGACCGTCTCCGGCACGACCGGCGACCACGCGGCCCCGGTGCACTCCGAGGACGACGACTTCGTCCAGGCCGGCAATCTGTACCGCCTGATGTCCGAGGACGAGAAGGGCCGTCTGATCGAGAACCTGGCGGGCTTCATCGCCCGGGTCTCCCGTGACGACATCGCCGAGCGTGCGATCCACAACTTCCGTCGGGCGGACGGGGACTTCGGCAAGCGGCTGGAGGCCGCGGTCCAGACCCTGCGCCCGCTTCGCGGCTAG
- a CDS encoding cyclic nucleotide-binding/CBS domain-containing protein translates to MLVRDAMSTVVLTIGPAHTLRQAARLMAARRVGAAVVLDPDTSGLGILTERDVLNALGAGQDPDRETAGAHTTTDVVFAAPAWTLEEAAAAMTHGGFRHLIVLDADGPVGIVSVRDIIRCWTPARHRSATTTLTG, encoded by the coding sequence ATGCTCGTCCGTGACGCCATGAGCACGGTGGTCCTCACCATCGGCCCCGCACACACCCTCCGGCAGGCCGCCCGGCTGATGGCAGCGCGCCGCGTCGGAGCGGCCGTCGTCCTCGATCCCGACACGAGCGGTCTCGGCATTCTCACCGAGCGCGACGTGCTGAACGCACTCGGCGCGGGCCAGGACCCCGACCGTGAAACCGCAGGCGCCCACACCACCACCGACGTCGTCTTCGCCGCACCGGCCTGGACGCTGGAGGAGGCCGCGGCGGCCATGACGCACGGCGGCTTCCGCCACCTCATCGTGCTCGATGCCGACGGACCCGTCGGCATCGTCTCCGTACGCGACATCATCCGCTGCTGGACTCCCGCCAGGCACCGCTCGGCGACGACGACGCTCACGGGCTGA
- the hisN gene encoding histidinol-phosphatase, which translates to MADYHDDLRLAHVLADAADAATMDRFKALDLKVETKPDMTPVSEADKAAEELIRFQLQRARPRDAILGEEYGIEGTGPRRWVIDPIDGTKNYVRGVPVWATLISLMEAGEGGYQPVVGVVSAPALGRRWWAAKGGGAYSGRSLTSATRLRVSNVSRLSDASFAYSSLSGWEERGRLDGFLDLTREVWRTRAYGDFWPYMMVAEGSVDICAEPELSLWDMAANAIVVQEAGGLFTGLDGAPGPHSGNAAASNGLLHEELLGYLNQRY; encoded by the coding sequence ATGGCCGACTATCACGATGATCTGCGTCTCGCCCATGTCCTCGCGGACGCCGCCGACGCGGCGACGATGGACCGGTTCAAGGCGCTCGACCTCAAGGTCGAGACCAAGCCGGACATGACTCCGGTGAGCGAGGCCGACAAGGCGGCCGAGGAGCTGATCCGCTTCCAGCTCCAGCGCGCCCGGCCCCGCGACGCGATCCTCGGCGAGGAGTACGGCATCGAGGGCACGGGCCCCCGGCGCTGGGTGATCGACCCGATCGACGGCACCAAGAACTACGTCCGCGGGGTCCCCGTCTGGGCGACGCTGATCTCCCTGATGGAGGCCGGCGAGGGCGGCTACCAGCCGGTCGTCGGCGTCGTCTCGGCCCCGGCGCTCGGCCGCCGCTGGTGGGCGGCGAAGGGCGGGGGCGCCTACAGCGGCCGCAGCCTGACGTCCGCGACGCGGCTGCGCGTCTCGAACGTCTCCCGGCTCTCCGACGCGTCGTTCGCGTACTCCTCGCTGAGCGGCTGGGAGGAGCGGGGCCGGCTCGACGGCTTCCTGGACCTGACCCGCGAGGTCTGGCGCACGCGCGCGTACGGCGACTTCTGGCCGTACATGATGGTCGCCGAGGGCTCGGTGGACATCTGCGCGGAGCCGGAGCTGTCGCTGTGGGACATGGCGGCGAACGCGATCGTGGTCCAGGAGGCGGGCGGCCTGTTCACCGGTCTGGACGGGGCGCCGGGCCCGCACAGCGGCAACGCGGCGGCGTCGAACGGACTGCTGCACGAAGAACTGCTGGGCTACTTGAACCAGCGTTACTGA
- a CDS encoding TetR/AcrR family transcriptional regulator, with amino-acid sequence MPTAREALLNAALTALSALPWSGIRMVDIASAAGVSRQTLYNEFGSKDGLARALVRREADAYLHGVDRLLHADRTAGCAERLVAVAEWTVGEARGRPLLRALLTGCWGERLPAPRPGRPAGRSGVPAQRRADVGHPAPAELAAAVRDRSLAVLEQDARGSRPSAKEETAQLAHRCELTVRLALSCVVAPTPEGVGQLVRTALGGAAPGGAPFGGTAVSGQGSRAAGR; translated from the coding sequence ATGCCCACAGCGCGCGAAGCCCTGCTGAACGCCGCTCTCACCGCGCTCTCCGCCCTGCCCTGGTCCGGGATCCGGATGGTCGACATCGCCTCCGCGGCCGGGGTCTCCCGGCAGACCCTCTACAACGAGTTCGGCAGCAAGGACGGTCTCGCCCGCGCCCTCGTGCGCCGCGAGGCCGACGCGTACCTGCACGGCGTGGACCGGCTCCTGCACGCGGACAGGACCGCGGGGTGCGCCGAGCGGCTGGTGGCGGTCGCCGAGTGGACCGTGGGCGAGGCGCGCGGCAGGCCGCTGCTGCGCGCCCTGCTCACCGGCTGCTGGGGCGAGCGGCTGCCGGCCCCGCGGCCCGGGCGCCCCGCCGGGCGCTCCGGGGTGCCGGCGCAGCGCCGTGCGGATGTGGGGCACCCCGCGCCCGCCGAGCTGGCCGCCGCGGTGCGGGACCGTTCGCTCGCCGTGCTGGAACAGGACGCTCGCGGCAGCCGCCCGAGCGCGAAGGAGGAGACGGCCCAGCTCGCGCACCGCTGCGAGCTGACTGTGCGGCTCGCGCTGTCCTGCGTCGTCGCGCCCACGCCCGAGGGGGTCGGTCAGCTGGTGCGCACGGCTCTCGGCGGGGCGGCACCCGGCGGGGCGCCCTTCGGCGGGACGGCCGTCAGTGGGCAGGGCTCGAGAGCTGCAGGCCGATGA
- a CDS encoding DMT family transporter: MAWLLVVVAGLLETGFAICLKLSHGFTRLWPTIAFAVFAMSSFGLLTLSLKRLEIGPAYAVWTGIGASGTAIYGIIFLGEVASTLKIVSIMLVIAGVIGLQLSSPAH; this comes from the coding sequence ATGGCGTGGCTGCTCGTAGTGGTTGCCGGACTGCTGGAAACGGGGTTCGCGATCTGTCTGAAGCTGTCGCACGGCTTCACCCGGCTCTGGCCGACCATCGCATTCGCCGTCTTCGCCATGAGCAGCTTCGGGCTGCTGACCCTTTCCCTGAAGAGGCTGGAGATCGGCCCCGCGTACGCGGTGTGGACGGGGATCGGCGCCTCGGGCACGGCGATCTACGGGATAATCTTCCTCGGCGAGGTGGCCTCCACCTTGAAGATCGTCTCGATCATGCTGGTGATCGCCGGCGTCATCGGCCTGCAGCTCTCGAGCCCTGCCCACTGA
- the rsgA gene encoding ribosome small subunit-dependent GTPase A — MRRYGKHTDEDDVRVRPNRKGNRPRTNIRPKHEDAAEGMVLTVDRGRLTCLVDDRTVMAMKARELGRKAAVVGDRVSLVGDLSGKKDTLARIVRIEERSSVLRRTADDDDPYERVVVANADQLAIVTALADPEPRPRLIDRCLVAAYAGGLEPLLVLTKSDLAPAEKLLDLYGALGIPHVVTTHDEFVGGVAADRVFEHLKGRTTAFVGHSGVGKTTLVNALVPKDRWRSTGVVNAVTGRGRHTTTSALALPLAGDDGWVIDTPGVRSFGLHHVDPSRVIHAFPDLEPGTEGCPRACSHDEPDCALDDYVAQGNADPARLYSLRRLLATRERRDGD; from the coding sequence ATGCGCCGCTACGGCAAGCACACCGACGAGGACGACGTCAGGGTCCGCCCCAACCGCAAGGGCAACCGCCCCCGTACGAACATCCGCCCGAAGCACGAGGACGCGGCGGAGGGGATGGTCCTGACCGTCGACCGGGGCAGGCTCACCTGTCTCGTCGACGACCGCACCGTGATGGCGATGAAGGCCCGCGAGCTGGGCCGCAAGGCGGCCGTCGTGGGCGACCGGGTCAGCCTGGTCGGCGATCTCTCCGGCAAGAAGGACACGCTCGCCCGCATCGTCCGCATCGAGGAGCGGTCGTCCGTCCTGCGGCGCACGGCCGACGACGACGATCCGTACGAGCGCGTCGTCGTCGCCAACGCCGACCAGCTGGCCATCGTCACCGCACTCGCCGACCCCGAGCCGCGGCCCCGGCTGATCGACCGCTGCCTCGTCGCGGCCTACGCCGGCGGCCTCGAGCCGCTGCTGGTGCTGACCAAGTCCGACCTGGCGCCCGCGGAGAAGCTGCTGGACCTCTACGGCGCGCTCGGCATCCCCCATGTCGTCACCACCCACGACGAGTTCGTGGGCGGCGTCGCGGCCGACCGGGTCTTCGAACACCTCAAGGGCCGGACCACCGCGTTCGTCGGCCACTCGGGCGTCGGCAAGACGACCCTGGTCAACGCCCTTGTCCCGAAGGACCGGTGGCGCAGCACGGGCGTGGTGAACGCGGTCACGGGCCGCGGCCGGCACACCACCACCTCGGCGCTCGCACTCCCCCTCGCGGGCGACGACGGCTGGGTGATCGACACCCCGGGCGTGCGGTCCTTCGGGCTGCACCATGTCGACCCGTCCCGGGTCATCCACGCCTTCCCCGACCTCGAACCGGGCACGGAGGGCTGTCCGCGCGCCTGCTCGCACGACGAGCCCGACTGCGCGCTGGACGACTACGTGGCTCAGGGAAACGCCGATCCGGCGCGTCTCTACTCACTGAGGCGACTGCTGGCCACCCGCGAGCGGCGCGACGGCGACTGA